The Euphorbia lathyris chromosome 3, ddEupLath1.1, whole genome shotgun sequence genome contains a region encoding:
- the LOC136221948 gene encoding uncharacterized protein yields the protein MQGTLSVTSYFTKQKKVWDEMITLRPLPTCKCGESRSTIQTFHEEDQLMQFLARLNDEFEHVRNQILLFDPYPSLNKVFSMILRVEKQKDLQVDTIDLTHSANMGTRYDPRSKKKSVVSKEDKFCVHCQKGGHIKEECFKLVGYPDWFKGNKKKKQQQVYQQANLMHEDFVSHCDVDTGDHRTGSDKQIVEQMIQKEVQKYFKGKGLQEAAHTSEFTAFANEYSGPGF from the exons ATGCAAGGAACTTTATCTGTTACTTCTTATTTTACCAAACAGAAGAAGGTTTGGGATGAAATGATTACATTAAGGCCTTTGCCTACCTGTAAATGTGGTGAGAGTAGATCTACTATTCAAACCTTCCATGAGGAGGATCAATTGATGCAGTTTTTGGCTAGATTGAATGATGAGTTTGAACATGTGCGTAACCAAATATTGCTATTCGATCCATATCCTAGCTTAAACAAAGTGTTTTCTATGATATTACGTGTTGAGAAACAAAAGGATTTGCAAGTAGATACAATTGATTTAACACATTCAGCAAATATGGGGACCAGATATGATCCTCGTAGCAAGAAGAAATCTGTTGTTTCAAAGGAGGATAAATTTTGTGTGCATTGTCAAAAAGGAGGACATATAAAGGAAGAATGCTTCAAGCTTGTAGGCTATCCTGACTGGTTTAAAggcaacaagaagaagaagcagcaaCAGGTATATCAGCAAGCAAATTTGAtgcatgaagattttgtttCACATTGTGATGTTGACACAGGTGATCATAGAACCGGTTCTGATAAGCAAATTGTTGAGCAAATGATACAAAAGGAAGTCCAGAAGTATTTCAAAGGCAAGGGATTACAAGAAGCAGCTCATACTTCTGAGTTTACTGCTTTTGCAAATGAATATAGTG GCcctgggttctag